A genomic segment from Candidatus Leptovillus gracilis encodes:
- a CDS encoding serine hydroxymethyltransferase has translation MTTDNIVYQLIQEEEQRQKEKIGLIPSENHMSPQVAGVLGSCLSSKYAEGYPGRRYYEGNQIVDKLENLAIERAKTLFDVPFANVQAYSGSPANTAVQYALLEPGDAIMGLTLGGGGHLTHGHPDVTFSGKYFRSVQYRLDENGRIDFNHMLALAREHQPKLIIAGTTSYPFMLDFARFREVADAVGAWLLADISHITGLIIGGEHSSPVPYADVITTTTHKTLRGPRGAIILVTERGLARDAKLGAKIDKAIIPGLQGGPHNATTAGIAIALEEATQPAYRAYARQMRLNANALAESLLSGGLTLAGGGSENHLMVVDLTPLSVGLGTQAAYALDVAGIYANRNTIPNEPGSPFYPSGLRLGTPLVTTRGMQEAEMVQIGQWITQVVAYVKDATLPEEPKERGTFIKSFKKQVDNDPYLLNLREKVKSLAIQFPLFAE, from the coding sequence ATGACAACCGATAATATCGTTTACCAATTGATACAAGAAGAAGAACAACGCCAGAAAGAAAAAATCGGCCTCATTCCCTCTGAAAACCATATGTCCCCCCAGGTAGCCGGAGTATTAGGTTCCTGCCTGTCCAGCAAATACGCCGAAGGCTACCCCGGACGGCGCTACTACGAAGGCAACCAGATCGTAGATAAGCTAGAAAACCTGGCGATTGAACGGGCTAAGACCTTGTTTGACGTACCCTTTGCCAACGTACAGGCATACTCCGGGTCGCCGGCCAATACGGCCGTGCAATATGCTTTACTAGAACCCGGCGACGCCATCATGGGGCTGACGTTGGGCGGCGGCGGCCATCTGACGCACGGTCATCCCGACGTGACCTTTTCTGGTAAGTATTTCCGGTCGGTGCAGTATAGGCTGGATGAGAACGGCCGTATAGACTTCAACCACATGCTCGCCCTGGCGCGAGAACATCAGCCCAAACTAATCATCGCGGGCACAACCTCTTATCCCTTTATGCTCGATTTTGCCCGTTTTCGCGAAGTGGCCGATGCTGTTGGGGCCTGGCTGCTGGCCGACATTTCACACATTACTGGCCTAATTATCGGCGGTGAACATTCCTCGCCCGTGCCCTACGCCGACGTGATCACGACCACCACACACAAGACGTTGCGCGGCCCACGCGGGGCCATCATCCTGGTCACTGAACGCGGGTTGGCGCGTGACGCAAAATTGGGTGCGAAGATCGACAAGGCGATCATCCCCGGCTTGCAAGGTGGCCCACACAATGCGACTACGGCCGGCATTGCCATCGCTTTAGAAGAGGCCACCCAGCCCGCTTATCGCGCTTACGCCCGGCAAATGCGCCTGAATGCCAATGCCCTGGCAGAATCTCTGTTATCTGGCGGCCTGACGCTGGCCGGAGGCGGCAGTGAAAATCACTTGATGGTGGTAGACCTGACGCCGTTAAGTGTGGGTCTGGGAACGCAGGCCGCCTATGCCCTGGATGTGGCTGGAATCTACGCCAATCGGAACACCATCCCCAACGAACCAGGCTCGCCGTTTTATCCCTCCGGTCTGCGTCTGGGTACGCCTTTGGTGACCACACGGGGGATGCAGGAAGCGGAAATGGTCCAAATCGGGCAGTGGATCACCCAGGTTGTGGCTTACGTCAAAGATGCCACGCTACCCGAAGAACCAAAAGAGCGGGGCACTTTTATCAAATCTTTCAAGAAACAGGTGGACAATGATCCCTACTTGCTGAATTTGCGCGAAAAAGTGAAATCGCTAGCGATACAATTTCCCCTCTTTGCGGAGTAA